A single genomic interval of uncultured Desulfobacter sp. harbors:
- the folD gene encoding bifunctional methylenetetrahydrofolate dehydrogenase/methenyltetrahydrofolate cyclohydrolase FolD — protein MTAQIISGSEIRKAILAEIKADVEKMTAKHGKVPGLATILVGKDPGSVSYVTLKVKTALSVGFNEIQDNQPEDICEADLLALIEKYNNDPDIHGILVQLPLPKHIDEKKVINAINPDKDVDAFHPVNVGRLMINCEEARFLPCTPAGIQEMIVRSGTQTSGAEVVVVGRSNIVGKPIAIMMAQKGVCGNATVTIVHTRTKDLAAHCKRADILIVAAGVPGLVKPEWIKPGATVIDVGVNRVGMNKATGKAILKGDVDFDAAKEIAGKITPVPGGVGPMTIAMLMKNTLRAAQYDLGDL, from the coding sequence ATGACCGCACAAATCATTAGCGGAAGCGAGATAAGAAAGGCTATTCTGGCTGAAATTAAGGCAGATGTTGAAAAGATGACGGCCAAGCATGGCAAAGTGCCTGGTCTGGCAACCATTCTTGTGGGCAAAGACCCGGGGTCTGTCAGCTATGTAACCTTGAAAGTAAAAACAGCTTTGTCGGTTGGATTTAATGAGATTCAGGATAATCAGCCCGAAGATATCTGCGAAGCGGATCTGTTGGCTTTAATCGAAAAATACAATAATGATCCCGACATCCACGGCATTCTGGTTCAATTGCCGCTGCCTAAGCATATTGATGAAAAAAAAGTGATTAATGCCATCAATCCGGACAAGGATGTGGATGCATTCCACCCTGTTAATGTTGGCCGTTTGATGATCAACTGTGAGGAAGCCAGGTTTCTGCCCTGCACCCCGGCTGGTATCCAGGAGATGATCGTCCGTTCCGGCACCCAAACCAGCGGGGCAGAGGTTGTTGTGGTAGGGCGTTCTAATATCGTCGGCAAACCCATTGCCATAATGATGGCCCAAAAAGGTGTTTGTGGCAACGCGACAGTAACCATCGTTCATACAAGGACCAAAGATCTTGCCGCCCATTGCAAACGTGCTGATATTCTTATTGTTGCAGCCGGTGTACCCGGTCTTGTTAAACCCGAGTGGATTAAACCGGGTGCCACTGTTATTGACGTCGGCGTTAATCGCGTAGGTATGAACAAAGCTACCGGAAAAGCCATTCTCAAAGGTGACGTTGATTTTGATGCAGCCAAGGAAATTGCAGGGAAAATCACCCCTGTTCCCGGGGGCGTCGGACCCATGACCATTGCCATGCTCATGAAAAATACCCTGAGAGCCGCCCAGTATGACCTGGGAGATTTATAA
- the ispE gene encoding 4-(cytidine 5'-diphospho)-2-C-methyl-D-erythritol kinase: MPVRRSPAKINLFLYVTGRRADGYHELFSLMAPLTLADRLEVVRSGNGIRAVCSHPDVPEDDTNLACRAAALFRSAMIDKKGDPAFDHLTIHIEKKIPVCGGLGGGSSNAACVLLALNELSETPFSTDELMRLGLTLGADVPFFIFGAPAFASGVGEKLVLCRQMPHLSVIIVNPGVSASTVDVFRKLEFGLTFTPSYIISPSSNALPFGKKLDGREILHNDLEGPACSLYPEIGTAKKEMALLLGRNVYMSGSGSSLFALYSDHDMAGRDYEQLLQARSENMKFVFFSRIGLWDG, encoded by the coding sequence ATGCCGGTACGGCGTTCTCCTGCTAAAATTAATTTATTTCTTTATGTCACGGGCAGGCGGGCTGATGGTTACCACGAGCTGTTTTCCCTCATGGCCCCGTTGACACTTGCCGACCGTCTGGAGGTTGTCCGGTCAGGCAACGGCATCAGAGCTGTGTGCAGCCATCCGGATGTGCCTGAAGATGATACGAATCTAGCATGCAGGGCCGCAGCCCTTTTCAGATCTGCAATGATTGATAAAAAGGGAGATCCTGCCTTTGACCATTTGACCATTCATATTGAAAAAAAAATTCCTGTATGCGGTGGACTCGGCGGGGGCAGTTCCAATGCCGCCTGTGTGCTGCTGGCCTTGAATGAACTCAGCGAAACGCCGTTTTCCACGGATGAACTGATGCGTTTAGGCCTGACCCTGGGTGCAGATGTCCCTTTTTTTATTTTTGGGGCGCCTGCGTTTGCCTCCGGCGTAGGTGAAAAACTTGTTCTCTGCAGGCAGATGCCGCATTTGTCTGTGATTATTGTCAATCCGGGTGTGTCTGCTTCAACAGTAGATGTTTTTAGAAAATTAGAATTTGGATTGACATTTACCCCTTCATATATTATAAGTCCGAGTTCGAATGCACTGCCATTCGGAAAAAAGCTTGATGGCAGGGAAATTTTGCATAATGATCTTGAAGGACCGGCATGCAGTTTATACCCTGAGATCGGTACTGCAAAAAAAGAGATGGCGTTGTTGCTGGGAAGAAATGTGTATATGTCTGGAAGCGGCTCGTCTCTTTTTGCTCTTTACTCGGACCACGATATGGCCGGAAGAGATTATGAACAGCTTTTGCAGGCTCGGTCGGAAAATATGAAATTTGTTTTTTTTTCCCGGATCGGGCTTTGGGATGGCTGA
- a CDS encoding DUF1844 domain-containing protein, which yields MAQGDGFVMNEAQTDGSAPKSALPKIDFSSFILSLYSSGLVQLGTVEDPSTGKKIKDLEMAKHTIEMIAMLQEKTSGNLTGDEENLLKALLSELRMAYVEAKA from the coding sequence ATGGCCCAAGGAGATGGATTTGTAATGAATGAGGCGCAAACTGATGGATCAGCCCCTAAAAGCGCACTGCCCAAGATAGACTTTTCAAGTTTTATTTTGTCTTTGTATTCATCCGGTCTTGTACAACTCGGAACCGTGGAGGATCCTTCCACCGGGAAAAAAATAAAGGACCTGGAAATGGCAAAGCACACCATTGAGATGATTGCAATGCTCCAAGAGAAAACTTCAGGCAATCTGACCGGGGATGAAGAAAACCTGCTTAAAGCCCTGCTCAGTGAGTTGCGCATGGCCTATGTGGAGGCGAAGGCCTGA
- a CDS encoding 50S ribosomal protein L25/general stress protein Ctc — MELIELSVAKREATGKGAARRLRADNAIPGIVYGAKKEPVKLSIDVTAFDKIIRENGTTGLFFDLDIEGEGGKSVMLKDLQMDPFGLRYQHIDFHEIDMDEKVSVVVPVETEGVSAGVKEGGMLQIIRRDLEVICKPKDTPDSVKLDISELEIGDGIHVADIDLGSEIEIPFDTNFTVVTIVPPETASDEEELEEEAEIGEVAEDAEAETEAAAE, encoded by the coding sequence ATGGAACTTATAGAATTAAGTGTCGCAAAAAGAGAGGCTACCGGCAAGGGTGCTGCCAGAAGATTACGGGCAGACAACGCTATCCCGGGCATTGTATATGGCGCAAAAAAAGAGCCTGTAAAATTATCGATTGATGTTACCGCCTTTGATAAGATAATCCGTGAAAACGGTACCACAGGTCTTTTTTTCGATCTGGACATTGAAGGAGAGGGCGGCAAAAGTGTCATGCTCAAGGATCTTCAGATGGATCCTTTTGGCCTGCGCTACCAGCATATTGATTTTCATGAAATTGATATGGATGAGAAAGTGTCCGTTGTCGTTCCGGTTGAAACCGAAGGTGTCAGCGCCGGCGTCAAAGAAGGCGGAATGCTCCAGATTATCCGTCGTGATCTCGAGGTTATTTGCAAACCTAAGGACACTCCTGACAGTGTTAAACTCGATATTTCAGAACTGGAGATCGGGGATGGCATTCATGTGGCAGATATTGACCTGGGTTCCGAAATTGAGATTCCTTTTGATACCAATTTTACCGTAGTCACCATTGTTCCGCCTGAGACTGCCTCAGATGAAGAGGAACTTGAAGAAGAAGCTGAAATTGGTGAAGTTGCTGAAGACGCTGAAGCTGAAACTGAAGCTGCTGCGGAATAA
- the pth gene encoding aminoacyl-tRNA hydrolase — MAGSKRLLAGLGNPGEQYSRTRHNIGFDVVDALADRAGCRVNKEKFNAAYTGARMGLQEILLVKPLSYMNRSGIPIQKLAAYFKINIEDIIVVHDDMDLAFGKIKIVQGRGHGGHNGIRSIIDAFGQKACVRVRVGIGRPVSDRSVTGHVLGKYTPDEQAYLDQVIDDACDACLCILEKGVVKAMNLVNSSR; from the coding sequence ATGGCTGGCTCAAAACGATTATTAGCGGGTCTGGGAAATCCTGGAGAACAGTATTCCCGGACCCGTCATAATATTGGCTTTGATGTAGTTGATGCTTTGGCGGATCGGGCAGGTTGCCGTGTGAACAAAGAAAAGTTTAACGCCGCCTACACCGGTGCGCGTATGGGGCTCCAGGAGATCCTTCTGGTCAAGCCCCTTTCGTATATGAACAGAAGCGGTATTCCCATCCAGAAGCTGGCAGCCTATTTCAAAATCAATATAGAAGATATCATTGTGGTTCATGATGACATGGACCTTGCCTTTGGAAAGATAAAGATTGTGCAGGGTAGGGGACATGGCGGCCATAACGGCATCCGTTCAATTATTGATGCCTTTGGCCAAAAGGCATGTGTCCGGGTTCGGGTGGGTATTGGCCGGCCCGTAAGTGACAGGTCTGTGACCGGACATGTCCTGGGTAAATATACCCCGGATGAGCAAGCTTACCTTGATCAGGTTATAGATGATGCTTGTGACGCCTGCCTTTGTATCCTCGAAAAAGGTGTGGTCAAGGCCATGAACCTCGTTAATTCCTCCCGATAA
- a CDS encoding ribose-phosphate pyrophosphokinase, whose amino-acid sequence MNGLSIFAGNSNAPLAERISEYLAKPLGRLKVNRFSDGETQVEIHENVRRREVYVIQSTCKPVNDNLVELLLLVDAFRRSSAARVTAVIPYFGYSRQDKKVAPRVPISAKVVAELLERTGVDRVITMDLHAGQIQGFFNVPVDNLYAAPIIIEDIKIRFSDDIIVVSPDAGGVERARAYAKRLDAGLAIVDKRRSAPNQAKAMAIIGDVKDKIALVIDDMVDTAGTLTEAAGVIRENGAKEVHAYCTHPVLSGPAIDRITQSSLSSLVATDTVPLSEEARSCGKIKTLSIAKLVGEAIMRSYRGDSVNSLFV is encoded by the coding sequence ATGAACGGCCTGTCAATTTTTGCCGGAAACTCCAATGCCCCTCTTGCAGAAAGAATATCGGAATATTTGGCCAAACCTCTGGGGCGACTAAAAGTCAACCGTTTCAGTGATGGGGAAACCCAGGTCGAGATTCATGAAAATGTACGTCGGCGGGAAGTTTATGTTATTCAATCCACGTGCAAGCCTGTGAATGATAATTTGGTGGAACTTCTGCTGCTTGTCGATGCATTCCGGCGCTCCTCTGCTGCCCGGGTAACTGCGGTGATTCCCTATTTCGGCTATTCCCGCCAGGATAAAAAGGTTGCTCCCCGGGTGCCCATCAGTGCCAAGGTGGTTGCAGAGCTGCTTGAAAGAACCGGTGTCGACAGGGTCATTACCATGGACTTGCATGCCGGACAGATCCAGGGTTTTTTCAATGTGCCCGTGGATAATCTTTATGCCGCCCCCATTATTATTGAAGATATAAAAATTCGATTCAGTGATGATATTATTGTGGTTTCTCCGGATGCCGGCGGGGTGGAGCGTGCCAGGGCTTATGCCAAGCGGTTGGATGCCGGCCTTGCCATCGTGGATAAACGCCGCAGCGCACCTAATCAGGCCAAGGCCATGGCCATCATCGGAGATGTGAAGGACAAAATCGCCCTGGTTATTGACGACATGGTGGACACTGCGGGGACTTTGACCGAAGCTGCCGGCGTTATCAGGGAAAACGGTGCCAAGGAAGTGCATGCCTATTGTACGCATCCTGTATTGTCAGGTCCGGCCATTGACAGAATAACACAATCATCTTTGAGCTCCCTTGTTGCAACGGATACCGTCCCCTTGTCGGAAGAGGCCCGTTCCTGTGGCAAGATAAAGACGCTTTCCATTGCAAAACTTGTCGGAGAGGCCATTATGCGCAGCTACAGGGGAGATTCTGTAAATTCTTTATTTGTATAA
- a CDS encoding formate--tetrahydrofolate ligase, translating to MALDPIKHADWEIAEEAEKEMLTIYKIGEKLGLTKEELLPQGHYIGKIDFMKVLDRLKDKPNGKYIDVTAITPTPLGEGKSTSAIGLVQGLGKLGKSASAAIRQPSGGPTMNIKGSAAGGGLAQCIPLTPFSLGFTGDINAIMNAHNLAMVALTSRLQHERNYTDEQLERLSGMKRIDIDPTNIEMGWVMDFCCQALRNIIIGIDGVNGKFDGFMMKSKFGIAVSSEVMAILSLATDLKDLRERMGKIVVAYTKKGAPVTTEDLKVAGAMTAWMVDAMKPSLMQTLEGQPVIVHAAPFANIAIGQSSIIADKIGLKLADYHVTESGFGAGIGFEKFWNLKCRYSGLKPDCAVVVATIRALKCHGGAPVPVPGKPMPEAYDTENVEWVEKGCANLIHHIRNVRKAGISPVVCINAFYTDTDAEIAKVRELVEAEGERVALSRHWEKGGDGAIEFANAVVDACEEKTEFKFLYMLDMPLKQRIELIAKEVYGAGGVDYSPVADRKLALLQDDPDVSKMGVCMVKTHLSLSDNSALKGVPTDWRLAIREVLIYRGAGFIVPVAGDISLMPGTCSNPAFKRIDVDVETGKVQGIF from the coding sequence ATGGCGTTGGATCCAATCAAACATGCGGATTGGGAAATTGCAGAAGAAGCAGAAAAAGAGATGCTCACCATTTATAAAATTGGTGAAAAACTTGGATTGACCAAAGAAGAACTGCTGCCCCAAGGGCATTACATTGGTAAAATTGATTTCATGAAAGTGCTTGACCGTCTTAAAGATAAGCCCAACGGCAAGTATATTGATGTCACCGCCATTACCCCCACCCCGCTTGGCGAAGGCAAATCCACCTCTGCCATAGGCCTGGTGCAGGGTCTTGGAAAACTCGGAAAAAGTGCTTCCGCTGCCATTCGCCAGCCCTCTGGCGGCCCGACCATGAATATCAAGGGATCTGCCGCCGGCGGCGGTTTGGCCCAATGCATTCCGTTGACCCCCTTTTCTTTGGGGTTTACCGGCGACATCAACGCCATCATGAACGCCCACAATCTGGCCATGGTTGCGCTGACCTCCCGGTTACAGCATGAAAGAAATTATACGGACGAGCAGCTTGAACGCCTTTCCGGCATGAAGAGAATCGATATTGATCCCACCAACATTGAAATGGGTTGGGTCATGGATTTTTGCTGCCAGGCCCTGCGTAACATCATCATCGGCATTGACGGCGTAAACGGCAAATTCGACGGTTTCATGATGAAATCCAAATTCGGCATTGCCGTGTCCTCAGAAGTTATGGCCATTTTGTCCCTGGCCACTGACCTTAAAGATCTGCGTGAAAGAATGGGTAAAATCGTTGTGGCATACACTAAAAAAGGCGCACCTGTTACCACCGAAGACTTAAAAGTTGCCGGTGCCATGACCGCCTGGATGGTTGATGCCATGAAACCCTCTTTGATGCAGACCCTGGAGGGTCAGCCTGTTATCGTTCATGCAGCGCCTTTCGCCAACATCGCCATTGGCCAGAGTTCCATCATTGCGGACAAAATCGGCTTGAAACTGGCTGACTACCATGTGACCGAATCAGGCTTTGGCGCCGGCATTGGGTTTGAAAAATTCTGGAACCTGAAATGCCGCTACTCCGGGCTGAAACCTGACTGTGCTGTCGTTGTTGCAACGATCCGTGCGTTGAAGTGCCATGGCGGCGCACCTGTGCCCGTTCCGGGTAAGCCCATGCCCGAAGCGTACGACACTGAAAACGTTGAATGGGTTGAAAAAGGATGCGCCAATCTCATCCATCACATCCGCAACGTGCGTAAAGCCGGTATATCTCCGGTTGTTTGCATCAATGCTTTCTATACTGATACTGACGCTGAAATCGCTAAAGTTCGTGAATTGGTCGAGGCTGAAGGTGAAAGAGTGGCGCTTTCCCGACACTGGGAAAAAGGCGGCGATGGGGCCATTGAATTTGCCAACGCCGTTGTGGACGCATGCGAGGAAAAAACAGAGTTCAAGTTTCTCTACATGCTGGATATGCCGCTTAAACAAAGAATCGAGCTCATTGCCAAAGAAGTTTACGGTGCCGGCGGTGTTGATTACTCTCCTGTTGCCGACAGGAAACTGGCTCTGCTTCAGGACGATCCGGACGTTTCTAAGATGGGAGTATGCATGGTGAAAACGCACCTGTCTTTGTCTGACAACTCTGCGCTTAAAGGTGTGCCCACAGATTGGAGATTGGCCATCCGTGAAGTCTTGATTTACAGGGGTGCAGGTTTTATCGTTCCTGTTGCCGGGGATATTTCACTGATGCCGGGTACCTGTTCCAACCCGGCTTTTAAACGCATTGATGTTGATGTTGAAACCGGTAAGGTTCAGGGTATATTTTAA
- a CDS encoding CarD family transcriptional regulator: MAKQSGATKAKETSKSTKTAFSKGDMAVYPAHGVGCIESIESQEINGDTMNFYMMKIVENGMTIMIPTSNVESVGLREVIPETEVPQVYEVMQKKAQASDNQTWNRRYREYMDKIKTGSIYDVAEVFRDLFQLKLEKDLSFGERKLLDTAQNLLVQELSMAKDVDEAHMIKEIENLFN; encoded by the coding sequence ATGGCAAAACAATCTGGGGCAACTAAGGCTAAAGAAACTAGCAAGTCAACCAAAACAGCGTTTTCAAAGGGCGACATGGCGGTTTATCCTGCACACGGTGTCGGGTGTATTGAATCCATCGAAAGCCAGGAGATAAATGGGGATACCATGAATTTCTACATGATGAAAATTGTGGAAAACGGTATGACAATCATGATCCCTACATCCAATGTTGAATCCGTGGGTTTGCGGGAAGTCATTCCTGAGACTGAGGTGCCCCAGGTTTACGAGGTTATGCAGAAAAAAGCCCAGGCCAGTGACAACCAGACCTGGAACCGTCGTTACAGAGAGTACATGGACAAGATTAAAACCGGTTCCATCTACGATGTGGCTGAGGTATTCAGGGATCTTTTCCAGCTTAAGCTTGAAAAAGACCTTAGTTTCGGCGAAAGAAAACTTCTTGATACTGCCCAGAATCTTCTGGTCCAGGAACTTTCCATGGCCAAAGATGTTGATGAAGCCCACATGATAAAAGAGATTGAAAACCTTTTCAACTAA
- a CDS encoding TAXI family TRAP transporter solute-binding subunit: MPVQFMGDIMIRKLILVLSILIWITMCSTASAVDLGIITGGKKGTYFQFGLNLMKLGKKYGYNIHVYNSRGSVENVYAVYKRPKTQMGIVQSDVLAFVLKVKSNEVLKRIAKKTKMVFPLYNEEIHLLGKTEVVSFDDLENRRVAVGKEGSGTYLTAKLLFEISGIKPAQTLAVGTEKALFMLKSGNIDAMFYVAGFPVALFSEHVTAGDGLHIVPIGNKSITEFYPIAQIPAGTYPWQSQAISTVAVKAVLVSFNFRGNNCDYVGEFANIVYDNLDWLQQNGHPKWQSVDLDYPLKGWEQYDCVKKYRTSGDSGETNQPMQNNPLLNAIKEIL; the protein is encoded by the coding sequence ATGCCGGTACAATTTATGGGGGACATTATGATTCGCAAACTCATCCTAGTATTGAGCATCCTAATCTGGATAACCATGTGCAGCACAGCATCGGCAGTGGACTTGGGAATAATCACCGGCGGCAAAAAAGGTACTTACTTTCAATTCGGTTTGAACCTGATGAAATTAGGCAAGAAATACGGATATAATATTCATGTCTACAACTCCCGGGGATCTGTGGAAAATGTATATGCCGTGTACAAGCGTCCCAAGACCCAGATGGGTATTGTCCAGTCCGATGTGCTGGCATTTGTGCTTAAGGTGAAATCCAATGAAGTCCTAAAGCGCATCGCAAAAAAAACCAAAATGGTTTTCCCTTTGTATAACGAAGAGATCCATCTGCTCGGTAAAACTGAAGTTGTGTCATTTGATGACCTTGAAAACAGGCGGGTGGCCGTGGGCAAGGAAGGTTCGGGCACCTATCTCACAGCCAAGCTCCTTTTTGAGATTTCGGGCATCAAACCGGCCCAAACCCTGGCCGTGGGCACGGAAAAGGCCTTGTTCATGCTCAAATCCGGCAACATTGACGCCATGTTCTATGTGGCCGGATTTCCCGTGGCCCTTTTTTCCGAGCATGTCACAGCCGGGGACGGCTTGCACATCGTGCCCATCGGAAACAAAAGCATTACTGAATTCTATCCCATTGCCCAGATTCCGGCCGGCACCTATCCATGGCAGAGCCAAGCCATATCCACCGTTGCGGTCAAAGCGGTGCTGGTGTCCTTTAATTTCAGAGGGAACAACTGTGATTACGTGGGAGAATTTGCCAACATTGTCTACGACAACCTGGACTGGCTCCAACAAAACGGTCATCCGAAATGGCAAAGTGTAGACCTGGACTACCCCCTCAAAGGATGGGAACAGTATGACTGCGTTAAAAAATACCGCACAAGCGGAGATTCTGGAGAAACGAATCAGCCTATGCAAAACAATCCTCTGCTGAATGCCATTAAGGAGATCCTTTAA
- a CDS encoding glyceraldehyde 3-phosphate dehydrogenase NAD-binding domain-containing protein gives MAYKIAVNGYGRIGRCVVRALYESRAYREKLCLVAINEAWHSDTVFHLTRFDSTHGRFPGDVRKTKRGMAIENDDICLLQEKNIGNLPWKDLKVDAVLDCTGIFNDRQAAKLHIMSGAAKVIYSHPGKDEMDATIVYGVNHNSLKAGHAVISNASCTSNCLIPILSVIDAVLGIDCGSITTIHSAMNDQPVIDAYNTDLRKTRSALQSIIPVTTSLAKGIGRILPHLDNKFETLAIRVPTTNVSIMDIALAVGADTDADQINDLLARAAKSDLKGILGVNDEQLVSCDFNHDPRSAIVDLPQTRVSGSRLVKIQAWFDNEWGYSNRMLDTTIAALDK, from the coding sequence ATGGCATATAAGATAGCAGTGAACGGATATGGAAGGATCGGACGTTGCGTAGTGCGTGCCCTTTACGAGTCCAGGGCATACAGAGAAAAGCTTTGCCTTGTGGCCATTAATGAAGCTTGGCATTCGGATACGGTGTTTCATTTAACCCGGTTTGATTCCACCCATGGACGATTTCCCGGGGATGTTAGGAAAACCAAACGGGGTATGGCCATTGAGAATGATGATATCTGTCTGCTTCAGGAAAAAAATATTGGGAACCTGCCCTGGAAGGACCTTAAGGTCGATGCAGTTTTGGACTGCACCGGTATTTTTAATGACAGGCAGGCCGCCAAACTGCATATCATGTCCGGTGCTGCAAAGGTTATTTATTCCCATCCCGGCAAAGATGAAATGGATGCTACCATTGTATACGGGGTGAATCACAATAGCTTGAAAGCAGGCCATGCTGTTATTTCCAATGCCTCTTGCACCTCTAACTGTCTGATTCCCATTTTAAGTGTCATTGACGCAGTACTTGGCATTGACTGCGGCTCCATCACCACCATTCATTCTGCCATGAACGACCAGCCTGTGATTGACGCATATAATACGGATCTGCGAAAAACACGGTCTGCCCTTCAGTCCATTATTCCGGTGACTACGTCCCTTGCAAAGGGGATCGGCAGAATTCTGCCCCATCTGGATAATAAATTTGAAACCCTGGCCATTCGGGTTCCCACCACCAATGTTTCCATCATGGATATTGCTCTTGCGGTGGGGGCGGATACAGATGCGGACCAGATTAATGATTTGCTCGCCCGGGCCGCAAAATCAGATTTAAAAGGAATCTTAGGGGTGAACGATGAACAGCTGGTGTCCTGTGATTTCAACCATGATCCCAGATCCGCCATTGTTGATTTACCCCAGACCCGGGTATCGGGATCACGGCTTGTAAAAATTCAGGCATGGTTTGATAATGAGTGGGGGTATTCCAACAGGATGCTTGACACCACAATTGCCGCCCTTGACAAATAA
- a CDS encoding AAA family ATPase encodes MYCSHFNLKKKPFQLSADNSFLWLGNTHARALDLLKTGIDEAQRLMVLSGDIGTGKTTLIHELCHCLPQTTAVAHITDPSIERHYLFLSIAQGLGFDGLYGEGEKFAPVLWAFLKRQSQAQKKCLIIIDEAHLIPEQFLALLSSWAKFAPENTLTLILAGQLELHQVMEKTLGLSWQKQVGVHAMLSPLEERQTRDYINRRLELAGATHRIFMPDAVREVHRYTKGIPRRINIACDQAMIAAYTKDMQTVDAQIFQEAVGILKLPQVPAVVSPPVPVPQAQPTDPKPRRPKKILAILAAAVLLIVIAYSFYPRILSVPDQISLPPNKTPALQKGMVIVPTTPPPQAPPLEPGQAPQVPAEKTAAEYDRTPDMDEFIKEVFIMDKADSMARALDPFPRPSTHKAPASETPAVPPASRNQDPEPAYDPTQDPSAQPDPDAAIDWLIRKKSR; translated from the coding sequence ATGTATTGCAGCCATTTTAACCTGAAAAAAAAGCCCTTTCAGCTCAGCGCAGATAATAGCTTTCTGTGGCTGGGCAACACCCACGCCAGGGCTTTAGACCTGCTTAAAACCGGCATTGACGAGGCCCAGCGACTGATGGTCCTCTCCGGAGACATCGGCACGGGCAAGACTACTTTGATCCATGAATTGTGCCATTGCTTGCCCCAAACGACCGCAGTCGCCCATATTACCGATCCGAGCATTGAACGCCACTATCTGTTTCTTTCCATTGCCCAGGGGCTGGGGTTTGATGGGCTTTATGGGGAAGGAGAAAAGTTTGCTCCGGTACTGTGGGCTTTTTTAAAGCGCCAGAGCCAAGCCCAAAAAAAATGTCTGATCATTATTGACGAGGCCCACCTGATTCCGGAGCAATTTTTGGCCCTGCTTTCCTCCTGGGCCAAATTTGCGCCGGAAAATACCCTCACCCTCATCCTTGCCGGCCAGCTGGAACTCCACCAAGTCATGGAAAAAACCCTGGGATTATCATGGCAAAAGCAGGTGGGTGTTCATGCCATGCTTTCCCCTCTGGAAGAAAGACAGACCCGGGATTATATCAACCGGCGCCTTGAGCTTGCCGGTGCAACACACAGAATTTTTATGCCCGACGCTGTCCGGGAAGTACACAGGTATACCAAGGGCATCCCCCGCCGCATCAACATCGCCTGCGACCAGGCTATGATCGCCGCTTACACAAAAGATATGCAAACCGTTGATGCTCAGATCTTCCAGGAAGCCGTGGGCATTCTGAAACTTCCCCAGGTGCCGGCGGTTGTCTCCCCGCCGGTGCCGGTTCCCCAAGCACAACCAACCGACCCAAAACCCCGGCGTCCGAAGAAGATCCTGGCCATCCTGGCTGCAGCCGTTCTTCTGATTGTTATAGCCTATAGCTTTTATCCCCGGATACTTTCCGTTCCGGATCAAATATCGCTTCCCCCAAACAAAACACCGGCATTACAAAAGGGCATGGTTATTGTCCCGACCACGCCCCCTCCCCAAGCCCCGCCCCTGGAACCTGGTCAAGCACCACAGGTGCCCGCTGAAAAAACCGCTGCTGAATACGACAGGACCCCTGATATGGATGAGTTCATCAAAGAGGTCTTCATTATGGACAAGGCCGATTCTATGGCCCGGGCCCTGGACCCGTTTCCCCGGCCCTCGACCCATAAAGCACCGGCTTCTGAAACACCTGCCGTGCCGCCGGCATCCCGCAACCAAGACCCTGAACCTGCATATGACCCCACCCAGGACCCATCCGCACAGCCAGACCCGGATGCTGCCATTGACTGGCTTATAAGAAAAAAATCCCGCTGA